GGTGCCGAGTCCGGGGTTCGAACGCCTGGCCGACCGGGACGCCTGGCCGGGGCTCGAGCGCTACGTGAAGGACATCGTCGGCAGCTTCGGTTCGGACCCGCGCGTGTTGGTATGGGACCTGTACAACGAACCGGACGACGACCTGCGGAGCCAGCCGCTCGTCGAGGACGCCTTCACCTGGGCGCGTTCCACCGACCCCATGCAGCCGCTCACCACGGGGCCGTGGACCTGGAACGCCTTCGAAGATGACCTCTCCGCATTGCTGTTCGAGCTGTCCGACGTCGTCACCTTCCACTACTACGGGGCTGCCGGAGACATCGGCCCCAGCCTCGCCCGGTGCAGTGCGCACGGCCGGCCCTTGATCTGCACCGAGTGGCTGCGGCGGCACCACGGCAATACCTTCGCGGACATGCTCCCTGTGTTCGCGGAAAACCGGATCGGCTGGTACAACTGGGGACTCGTGGCGGGGAGGACGCAGACCTACCTGGCCTGGGAGTCGAAGCAGGGCGATCCCACCCCGCCGGTCTGGCAGCACGACATGATGCATCCCGACGGCACCCCGCTCGACCCCGAGGAGCTGGACCTCATCCGCCGGTTCGAATTCAACGGGTGATTGCTCAGGCGGTTTCGTACCGCGGCCGGTTTACGTACCGGGCCATCTCCAGGTCCAGGTGGATCCGGGTGGCCGGCGGCAGCACCACGCGCAGACGCGAATCTTCGACCTGAAGCGACGGGTGGCTCACCGAGGCCTTCGGCGCGGCGTAGGCGCCCGTGGCGCCGGGGTACGGCGTGTCGGTCGCATCGTAAGAAGCACTGCGAAAGGCGTGCTCGGACAGGGCGCCGGCCTGCAGGATGACCCGCCTGGTTTCCGCGGGGTGCAGGTTGACCAGGTGCACGCCCACGCGGGACGGTTCGATCCGGTCCACGAGGGCGGCCGTGTCGGCCGGCAGCCCCGGTCGTTTGCGGTCGGCGTCATAGTAGCGCAGCCGCGCGTTGGGGATGCCGCCGTAGTAGATGACCTGGGGACATCCCATGGTGAGTTGCACGAGGGCCTCGGTGGTCACGGGCTGCAACTGCTGCCACAGATGAATGCCCGGCCCGGCTTCCAGGTCCGAATCATCTGCGCGGATCTGCGCCAGCCGATGGCAGACCAGGGCGTGGGCGGCCGCCAGCATCCGTTCAGGGTAGTCCGGATTCTCTCCCCGCAGGTAGAGCAGCCAGGGCTCGTCGTGATGCATGTCGCCCTTGTCCCTGAAGGGCACCACGGCCGACCAGTCGTAGCCGCTGCGCTCGCGCAGGAAATCCATGCGTGCCCGGTCCTCCTCGGCCTCCGACACGTTCCACACGTTCAGGGGATAGGTCACGGGCATGGGCTGGTAGTCCATCCAGCCCTGGTCGCCGTAGCGGTACGGCGTGAGGAAGGTCCGCCGGTCGGGACCGAGGCTGCGGTCGACGCCGATGTAGTGATCCCGTATGCTGATCTGGGACGCCATTTCGTCGAAATCCGCGTCGATCCCCGCCTCAAGCACGCGGTCGATCATGCCCCGCGGCAGGTCGAACCAGCCGGCGTCGCCGGTCAGCATATAGGCATTGTTGGCCGCGGTGATGGCGGCGAACCCCAGGTTGTAGAACCCGTGGGGCCACGTCCAGCCGTATAGGCCGCCGTACCATTTTCCGTTGTGCAGGGCTCCCACGCGCCCGTCCAGCCCCACGTTGTCCGGCATGAGCCCGCCGTTCTCCCTGGCTCGATCCAGCCAGGCACCGGTATACTCCAGCAGCCAGTCCCGGTACTTGTCGTCGCCGGTCATCAGATAGGCGTTCATGATGAGACCGTTGACGCTCAGGTTGTTCCCCACGTCGCCTTCGCGGAACCGCTCGGCCATGGCCCTGCCCATGGCCCGTGCCTTCGCCGGGTCCTGGAGTTCGTCCACGTGCGTGATCCCCGGGACGTCGCTCAGCGGCAGGCCGTAGACCCGCATGCCGGCGCCGGGATTGTACGTAAGCCCGCTGTCGTCCTCGCTCATCCCCCAGGCGGATCCGCCGCTGCCGTTGTGGGGCGCCCGGATGATGCGATGCACCGGATCGTAGTTCATCGCGTCGGGGAATTCGTTCAGGTAGAAGCCGGCGAACCGCCGGGCGCGGTCGTGTAGCTTGGGATTGACGGGGTCGGCAAGGCAGAGATGGTAGAAGTAGATATAGCTCTCGCTCTGGTGAAACTGGTCGTATCCCCGTTCATACTCCCGGTAGATCCGCCCGAAGCGGGTCAGCTGCCGGGTGATGGCGTCCCAGTGCCGGTCCGCCGCCTCCAGCAGATGGTCGCCGCCACCCAGGCTGTAGCATTGGGCGAAATTCGTGAAGGCTTCGTAGAAATCATCCATCCCGTCCCGGCTTCCGGACCAGGTATCCGCCCAGATCAGCGACCCGTCCGGACGGGTGTACTTCTCGATGTAGGGATGGACCGCTTCGTCTATCGTGTCGATGAGCTTGCGTTCGAGGATCGCCCACGGCGGCGTGATCTCGTAGTGGACGCTTGCCGTTACGGTGTGCATCGATAGTTCCGTTCGTTCAGTGGAGGAAACACCGGCCAGCCGGACCGCCAGGGCGATCGTTCGGCGACCGGATGGATCCCGCGCGATCGATCAGGGCGCGGCAGAATCCGCCGGCGCCGCAACGCCTACCTGCACGATGCGCGCCTGGTCCACACCGGCCGCGCCTACGTACTTGAAGACCATTCCGTCCAGTTCCCGGGGCATGTAATCCTGGTCGACGACAGACTGGCTGCCGGTCAGCAGCGCCGCGAACGGCGCCGCCTGGGATTCGTCGTCCGGGTCGGTGGGGAATGCGAACTCCACTCCTGGTATATTCGTATACACCACCTGGCCGGTCTCGTCGCTCACCCAGAATTCACTGATGGCGGACGCATCGGCGACCGAGGCCAGTGCGCCGTTAATCTCCTCCGTACTCATGCCCGCTTTTACCGCGGCCGCCACGAAGTGCGCCGTCAGCATGGCTTCGGCGGCCATGTGATCCGTCAGCAGGCCATCCACTTCCGTGCCGGACGTCGCGCCCGCATCCGAGGCCGTCGCCGCCTCTTCTACGGGTGAGGTATCTTCCGCGCAGCCGGGCACGAAGAGGGCGATGCAAAGGACCAGTGTCCAGGTCAGGGGAGATCGTCTCATTTTGAATTCGCTCCTTGCAAAGGTGGTTTATTTACAGGCGTCAAGACCGATGACCAGGTCCGACAGTTCCCTGAGATCGGAAACGACCAGGTCACACAAGGCGTCATCGGGATCTTCCGCCTCTCCCTTCCTGATGTAGACCGTCATCATCCCGGCGTTCCTGGCGCCGGCTATATCGTGCTCCATGCTGTCCCCCACGAAAACGGACTGGCCGGGCGCGGCGTTCAACCGGGACAGCGCTTGCTGAAATATGCGGGGATCCGGTTTGGCGATGCCCACTTCCCCGGAAATGAGCACCGCTTTGAAATACCTCGACGCTTCCAGGACTTCGATTTTGTCTCGCTGGGATTTAGAACCATTGGTGACCACGGCCATGGGGTGCTTTCTGGTCTGAAGGCATCTCAACAGCGACTCGGCTCCATCTGCCCAGCTGGTGTATGTTGCGAGCCTGCTGCGCATCAGCTCGACAAAGGACGTAGCCGGCATGACAGGACGCTCACCGAAAAGATAGTCGTGGATCGCGGCCTTGCTGCCCCGGCCTCCCCGATCGAGGCCACGCAGCATGTCCATGCGCTCGGACCAGCGGGTTCCTTCCGGCTTCAGGTCCGGGAAGTACGTGTCCAGCAGAAACGAAAAGAACCGGTCGCGCGCCCGGTCGCGGTCGGCCAGGGTGTCATCGAGATCGAACAGGACCGCGTTGCCTGCATTGAAAACCGAACCCGCCGGGCGCGCCATCCCTACCGGCCTTCCCGTCGCAGGCATTCTTCGACGGCCTCCCTCGCCTGCTCGGCCAACCCGCGCCGGTCCTTCGTCGTATAGCCTTCGGTCGCGATGGGCCTGCCGATGCGCACGGCGACCTGCGCGTCCGGCCGGATTCTCAAACTGCCGCGGACGAGGATGTCGAAGCTGCCGGAAATCCCCACGGGCACAACGGGCACGCCGGATTCTATGGCCAGCAGGAAAGCGCCGGCCTTGAAGGGCTGCAGTTCGCCGGTCCGCGTTCTCGTGCCTTCCGGGAAGACCACCGCTGGAAATCCTTCCCTGATCTGCCGTGCCGCCTTCTTGAGACTCCGCATGGCTTTCTTCGGATTGGTGCGGTTGATGCTGATGTAGCCGGCCAGCCGCATGCACCATCCCAGGACTGGTATGTGGAATAGGGAATCCTTGGCGATGATCCTGAACTGGATGGGCAGCGAACCGAACAGGATGGGTATGTCCGCCGCGCTCGCATGATTGGAGACCAGCACGCACGGCTGCTCTCCTGGGATATTGTCCAGCCCTTCGAGGCGGACCGGCACGCGGCCCACCCACAACAGAGTTCGCGCCCACCAGCGGGCGAACCAGTGGACCAGACGTCCCGATGGATTGAATGGGGACAGCAACATGGCCGACAGCCCGAACAACAGGGTGAAGACCAGCACGCTGATGATCTGCAGGATGGAATAGGCTGCGGTCACGCGGTCACCGGACTCGTGAGATTCGAATGAACGGGGGCGCCTTCCGGCTTTAAACCGGATTATAACCCAATCGCCAGAAAAAACCAGTGTCATTTGTCTGATGTCCAGGACAACCGAAGGGCCGCGCATCGCCTACGGAATGCGGCATGCGAGACTGATGATGTTCTTCCGACTATTGGGTTAGAGACCAGGCATGAAAGAACAAGCTGAAACAGGTAGTATGCTTCAAATCGCCGATTCGGATATCGCAGAAGCGCTCATCTGGCATCTGTGGCAGAAGGGACTGTCGCGGACGGGGCGGGCCGGTCGGACCGAGCGGGCCAGGCGGGCCGGAAGGCTCCGGCTCACCGACGGCCGGACACTCAGGGTCCATCATCCCGGCACCTTGAATCCCGACAGCGGCCCCGACTTCCTCCAGGCGGTCCTGTCCTTCGGACCCGGGAAGCGCCTCAGGGGAGACGTGGAAATCCATATCAAACCCGCCGACTGGCGGCGGCACGGCCATACGAGCGACCCGCTTTACAACAATGTCATGCTGCACGTCGTCCTGTGGCACGACGAGAAGCTTCCGGCCGTCAGGAAACAGAACGGGCAGTACGTCCCCACGCTGGTGTTATCCGAGCACCTCAGGCACGGCCTGGATCGGATACAAAAACAATACCGGTTAAAAACGGAGGACCCGGCCCCTGCCAGCTACCCCTGCCAGAACCTGATGAAACTGCTGTCGGTCGAGCGCGTTCACGCGATGCTGGATCGGAAGGGATCCGATCGGTTTCGGAAGAAGGCGGAGGAAATGTCCGGGAGGATGAAACAGGTTTCTGCGGAACAGACGCTCTATGAGTACGCCATGCGAGCCGCGGGTTACACGAAGAATACCGATGCCTGCCAGTCGCTTGCCCGACGCCTGCCCCTGGCGACGATCCGCGCCCTGATCGGCACAGGAGGCGGCCATCGCATCATCGATCTGCAGGCCTTGCTTTTCGGGGCAGCCGGGCTGCTGCCCTCACAGCGGCTCTCATACGGCGGCGAAATCCCGGACGACCCCTACGTCAGGGAAATAGAAACGCTCTGGGAAGCCTTCCGCCCGTCCATTCCCGCCCGTCCCATGCAGGAACATGACTGGTTGTTTTTCCGGCTGAGACCCTTTAACTTCCCCACGGTCCGGCTTGCCGCCATGAGTTATTTTATCGCGTCGGGCCTGCGGGATGGCCTGGACACGCTGATCGCCGGCCCGATGACCGCCGGAGCCGACCGGGGATCCGTCGCCTTGCTGAGGCAGACCGCGCGGAAGCTCGAGGAAATGATCCGGCCGCTGCCCGGCGACTACTGGCTGAAACACATGGTGTTCGGGGAGACCTCGCGAACGGCGCGTAAAGCGCTGATCGGCCGCGACCGCCAGCGGGGCATGATGGTCGACGTGGTTCTTCCATTCATCTATGCCCTGGCCGACCGGGACAGCCAGTCGGACCGGATGAACCTCGTCCGGGAAATGTACGCCGGATACGGCCGGCAGGCTAACAACAGCGTGATTCAGGCCATGTCGAACCTGCTTTTCATCGATACGCCTGAAAAAAAAGCCTCCATAGACCGGGCCGTCCTCCAGCAGGGCCTGTTGCAGATCGATCTCGAGACCTGCCGCAACAAGGACTGCGGCCAATGCGTGATGAGCGGATCGACGCACTTCACACGGAGTTGAAGTAACATGGCGAACCCGGAAGGCGTCGAATGCAGGACGGAATTCAAAGGCCATGAAATCAGGGCGTTCAGCACCTGGACCCAGGACGCCCGGCTGTACGTCGACGGAGTCTGCAGGGACCGCAGCATCCGCCGCGTGTCACTGCGGAAAACACGCATTTTAAGCACGAATCTGCGGATCGGCACCGACGAACACCGCGTGGAAGTGTTTGCCAAAGCGCTGTTGAGCGTTAGATTGCAGTTG
The window above is part of the Gemmatimonadota bacterium genome. Proteins encoded here:
- a CDS encoding glycoside hydrolase family 5 protein codes for the protein MNKWSPEKAHAWYRDTGVIRGCNYLPRTAVNMTEMWQAPTFDPETIDQELGWAAAAGYNSVRIFVQYLVWEDDPVGLKERMDRFLAIASRHGVSAMVILFCDCFFGGRDPYLGPQDGPVPGVHNSQWVPSPGFERLADRDAWPGLERYVKDIVGSFGSDPRVLVWDLYNEPDDDLRSQPLVEDAFTWARSTDPMQPLTTGPWTWNAFEDDLSALLFELSDVVTFHYYGAAGDIGPSLARCSAHGRPLICTEWLRRHHGNTFADMLPVFAENRIGWYNWGLVAGRTQTYLAWESKQGDPTPPVWQHDMMHPDGTPLDPEELDLIRRFEFNG
- a CDS encoding HAD family hydrolase, with protein sequence MPATGRPVGMARPAGSVFNAGNAVLFDLDDTLADRDRARDRFFSFLLDTYFPDLKPEGTRWSERMDMLRGLDRGGRGSKAAIHDYLFGERPVMPATSFVELMRSRLATYTSWADGAESLLRCLQTRKHPMAVVTNGSKSQRDKIEVLEASRYFKAVLISGEVGIAKPDPRIFQQALSRLNAAPGQSVFVGDSMEHDIAGARNAGMMTVYIRKGEAEDPDDALCDLVVSDLRELSDLVIGLDACK
- a CDS encoding 1-acyl-sn-glycerol-3-phosphate acyltransferase encodes the protein MRGPSVVLDIRQMTLVFSGDWVIIRFKAGRRPRSFESHESGDRVTAAYSILQIISVLVFTLLFGLSAMLLSPFNPSGRLVHWFARWWARTLLWVGRVPVRLEGLDNIPGEQPCVLVSNHASAADIPILFGSLPIQFRIIAKDSLFHIPVLGWCMRLAGYISINRTNPKKAMRSLKKAARQIREGFPAVVFPEGTRTRTGELQPFKAGAFLLAIESGVPVVPVGISGSFDILVRGSLRIRPDAQVAVRIGRPIATEGYTTKDRRGLAEQAREAVEECLRREGR
- a CDS encoding DUF2851 family protein, which gives rise to MKEQAETGSMLQIADSDIAEALIWHLWQKGLSRTGRAGRTERARRAGRLRLTDGRTLRVHHPGTLNPDSGPDFLQAVLSFGPGKRLRGDVEIHIKPADWRRHGHTSDPLYNNVMLHVVLWHDEKLPAVRKQNGQYVPTLVLSEHLRHGLDRIQKQYRLKTEDPAPASYPCQNLMKLLSVERVHAMLDRKGSDRFRKKAEEMSGRMKQVSAEQTLYEYAMRAAGYTKNTDACQSLARRLPLATIRALIGTGGGHRIIDLQALLFGAAGLLPSQRLSYGGEIPDDPYVREIETLWEAFRPSIPARPMQEHDWLFFRLRPFNFPTVRLAAMSYFIASGLRDGLDTLIAGPMTAGADRGSVALLRQTARKLEEMIRPLPGDYWLKHMVFGETSRTARKALIGRDRQRGMMVDVVLPFIYALADRDSQSDRMNLVREMYAGYGRQANNSVIQAMSNLLFIDTPEKKASIDRAVLQQGLLQIDLETCRNKDCGQCVMSGSTHFTRS